A single Marinitoga aeolica DNA region contains:
- a CDS encoding sensor histidine kinase: MIFNTLDFLDVMIIELDGYIIKRANKIAREYGFKKGIEIISVFTFNEIDNLISHIINKEDYFLETTIYFFQGSSKFCKISFLKDDSTIIIEDKTEKELIKQVKADFITALSHELRTPLSVAKGNLFLIEDLNKKDKLKEPIKKAKKAISRIERILDQLTMLSMAEFGNYMIKVELFDPKKVFQDVISDLENKIKEKNIELIFNSEIELMQGDPFIIYTILRNLISNAVKYSHKNSKVYVTITNSEIIVEDNGIGIREQEKNRIFERFFRGTDSKKYANGSGLGLAIVKYLCELANYKISFESQWMVGTKFIIKLA; encoded by the coding sequence ATGATTTTTAATACTTTAGATTTTCTCGATGTGATGATTATTGAATTAGATGGCTATATAATTAAAAGAGCTAATAAAATAGCTCGAGAGTACGGATTCAAAAAAGGGATTGAAATAATAAGTGTTTTTACTTTCAATGAAATAGATAATCTTATATCTCACATAATTAATAAAGAAGATTATTTTCTGGAAACAACTATATATTTTTTTCAAGGTTCCAGTAAATTCTGTAAGATTTCATTTTTAAAAGATGATTCTACAATAATTATAGAGGATAAAACCGAAAAAGAACTTATAAAGCAAGTAAAGGCAGATTTTATTACAGCTTTATCTCATGAATTGAGAACTCCTTTATCTGTTGCAAAAGGAAATCTCTTTTTGATAGAGGATTTAAATAAAAAAGATAAATTAAAAGAACCTATAAAAAAAGCTAAAAAAGCCATATCAAGAATAGAACGAATATTAGATCAATTAACAATGCTTTCCATGGCTGAATTTGGTAATTATATGATTAAAGTAGAATTATTTGATCCAAAAAAAGTTTTCCAGGATGTTATTTCGGATCTTGAAAATAAAATTAAAGAAAAAAATATAGAATTAATATTTAATTCTGAAATTGAATTAATGCAGGGTGATCCTTTTATAATATATACTATTTTAAGAAACCTAATATCAAATGCTGTTAAGTATTCTCACAAAAATTCAAAGGTTTATGTAACTATAACTAATAGCGAAATCATTGTAGAGGATAACGGAATCGGGATAAGAGAACAAGAAAAAAACAGAATTTTTGAACGTTTCTTTAGAGGCACAGATTCAAAAAAATACGCCAATGGTTCTGGCCTTGGTTTAGCAATTGTAAAATATTTATGTGAATTAGCAAATTATAAAATTAGCTTTGAATCTCAATGGATGGTAGGTACAAAGTTTATAATAAAATTAGCTTGA
- a CDS encoding UvrD-helicase domain-containing protein, with translation MSTGIKMCPKCDEIVENNEKICPNCNSFFLTKKCPRCNEIMKDNIKKCWNCGWDFGNKKKRKKNKKIDFYKLYIEEIENTEFGNSLVQNKKNYIKLTNEQIEIIKKAKNNNLIINAFAGSGKSTTLLSIAYALKNKSFLFLAFNKSVKVEIEEKIKKAKLNNVKVLTTHGLAYKFAKRDLNFKKLGKELNTSEISKILNIDIFIADLVKTAFNDFCNGNFTNVSDETIEEILNSNHKLKIIREQKDYIKDKILKIWDLYMDKKLDITHNVYLKYFQMNIKKYINYIKFDYVLLDEAQDTNEVVLDIFKNLRGKKIIVGDPHQQIYSFRGSINALYKIRNEINAEILYLTKTFRFSNYIADKANFILKNFKSEEKEIISFKEDNDKNIENICYITRTNATLIKLIEKFKDYEIKLIRSPKEIFHLPINIYYFIKYLKDEKYKDYVNEKWLLNFKSLDNLKDYAEEFEDYELISAINIVEDYEEKLFDLLKSAEEKYSRNKGRVFLTTAHTSKGLEWDKVIICHDFQNILELLKKEKYKTVKEFQKNYSTHLKNLINGIIGHFKHQYIIDEINLFYVAITRAKKELKIYSNKEIFNIDINKRLEE, from the coding sequence TTGAGTACTGGAATAAAAATGTGTCCCAAATGTGATGAAATAGTGGAAAATAATGAAAAAATATGTCCAAATTGTAATAGTTTCTTTTTAACAAAAAAATGTCCCAGATGTAATGAAATTATGAAAGATAACATAAAAAAATGTTGGAACTGTGGATGGGATTTTGGAAATAAAAAGAAAAGGAAAAAAAATAAAAAAATAGATTTTTATAAATTATATATTGAAGAGATTGAAAATACAGAATTTGGAAATTCACTTGTTCAAAATAAAAAAAATTATATTAAATTAACAAATGAACAAATTGAGATAATAAAAAAAGCAAAAAATAATAATCTAATAATAAATGCTTTTGCTGGATCTGGAAAATCAACAACACTTTTAAGTATAGCATATGCATTAAAGAATAAAAGCTTTTTATTTCTTGCCTTTAATAAATCAGTTAAAGTGGAAATAGAAGAAAAAATAAAAAAGGCAAAATTAAATAATGTAAAAGTTTTAACAACACATGGTTTAGCCTATAAATTTGCTAAAAGAGATTTAAACTTCAAAAAGTTGGGAAAAGAATTAAATACTTCTGAAATATCAAAAATATTAAATATAGATATATTTATTGCTGATTTGGTAAAAACAGCATTTAATGATTTTTGTAATGGGAATTTTACTAATGTTTCAGATGAAACGATAGAGGAAATATTGAATTCTAATCATAAGTTAAAAATTATCAGAGAACAAAAAGACTATATAAAAGATAAAATACTTAAAATTTGGGATTTATATATGGATAAAAAATTGGATATAACTCATAATGTTTATCTGAAATATTTTCAAATGAATATAAAAAAATATATTAATTATATTAAATTTGATTATGTTCTACTTGATGAGGCACAGGATACAAATGAAGTAGTACTGGATATTTTTAAAAATTTAAGAGGGAAAAAAATAATTGTAGGTGATCCTCATCAGCAAATTTATTCTTTTAGAGGTTCAATAAATGCATTATATAAAATTAGAAATGAAATAAATGCTGAAATTCTATATTTAACCAAAACATTTAGATTCTCAAATTACATAGCAGATAAAGCAAACTTTATTTTAAAAAATTTCAAATCAGAAGAAAAAGAAATAATATCTTTTAAAGAAGATAACGATAAAAATATAGAAAATATATGTTATATTACCAGAACAAATGCAACGCTTATAAAATTAATAGAGAAGTTTAAAGATTATGAAATAAAGTTGATCAGATCTCCAAAAGAAATTTTTCATCTTCCAATTAATATATATTATTTTATTAAATATCTTAAAGATGAGAAATACAAGGATTATGTAAATGAAAAATGGCTGTTGAATTTCAAATCTCTTGATAATTTAAAGGATTATGCAGAAGAGTTTGAAGATTATGAGTTAATTTCTGCCATAAATATTGTTGAAGATTATGAAGAAAAGCTATTCGATCTTTTGAAAAGTGCGGAAGAAAAATATTCAAGAAACAAAGGTAGAGTCTTTTTAACTACAGCTCATACGAGTAAAGGATTAGAATGGGATAAAGTCATAATTTGCCACGATTTTCAAAATATATTAGAATTACTAAAAAAAGAAAAATATAAAACAGTTAAAGAATTTCAAAAAAATTATAGCACACATTTAAAAAATTTAATTAATGGAATTATTGGACATTTTAAACATCAATATATAATTGATGAAATTAATCTTTTTTATGTTGCTATAACAAGAGCAAAAAAAGAATTAAAAATATATTCGAACAAAGAAATATTTAATATAGATATAAATAAAAGGCTTGAGGAGTAA